From a region of the Sphingopyxis sp. YR583 genome:
- a CDS encoding cytochrome P450, which translates to MTDLKNPDLYVGGMPYAELAALRAAGPVHWNPESDGAGFWAVLGFDDIVTVSRQADLFSSAYENGGHRIFNENEVGLTGAGESAIGIPFISRDPPTHTQYRKFLMPALSPGRLEGIEARITERVERLFADVPLNETVNILPLLTVPLPLLTLAELLGVPAEMWHDLHRWTDAFVGEDDPDFRQSPEAMAAVMGEFVGFASALFDERRANPGPDIASLLANTEIHGQPVPLGDFIGNLILALVGGNETTRNSINHSLIAFSSNPDQWDAIRSNPGLLPNAVKEMVRYASPVIHMRRTATRDAELGGQQIRKGDKVVVFYPAGNRDPAVFADPDAFDIARPIRQHLAFGAGTHVCVGSRLAEMQLRLAFAQMARHVRRIEIVGEPSRVRSNFINGFKRLDVRLVT; encoded by the coding sequence ATGACCGACCTCAAGAACCCTGACCTTTACGTCGGCGGCATGCCCTATGCCGAGCTTGCGGCATTGCGCGCCGCGGGCCCGGTCCACTGGAACCCCGAAAGCGATGGTGCGGGGTTCTGGGCGGTGCTGGGGTTCGACGATATCGTCACCGTGTCGCGGCAGGCCGATCTCTTTTCCTCGGCGTATGAGAATGGCGGGCATCGCATTTTCAACGAAAATGAGGTCGGGCTGACCGGCGCAGGCGAATCCGCGATCGGCATCCCCTTCATCTCGCGCGATCCGCCGACGCACACGCAGTACCGCAAATTCTTAATGCCCGCGCTGTCACCGGGGCGGCTCGAAGGCATCGAGGCGCGCATCACCGAACGCGTCGAACGGCTGTTCGCCGACGTGCCGCTGAACGAGACGGTGAACATCCTCCCCCTCCTCACCGTCCCGCTGCCCTTGCTCACGCTCGCGGAGCTGCTCGGCGTACCCGCCGAAATGTGGCACGACCTCCATCGCTGGACCGACGCCTTCGTCGGCGAGGACGATCCCGATTTCCGCCAGTCACCCGAAGCGATGGCGGCGGTGATGGGCGAGTTCGTCGGCTTCGCTTCCGCGCTGTTCGACGAGCGGCGCGCGAACCCCGGTCCCGACATCGCCTCGCTGCTCGCAAACACGGAGATACACGGCCAGCCCGTCCCGCTCGGCGACTTCATCGGCAACCTCATCCTCGCGCTCGTCGGCGGGAACGAGACGACGCGCAACTCGATCAACCACAGCCTGATCGCCTTTTCGAGCAATCCCGACCAATGGGATGCGATCCGTTCCAACCCCGGCCTGCTGCCGAACGCAGTTAAGGAAATGGTCCGCTATGCAAGCCCCGTCATCCACATGCGCCGCACCGCGACGCGTGACGCGGAGCTTGGCGGCCAGCAGATCCGCAAGGGTGACAAGGTTGTCGTCTTCTACCCCGCCGGCAACCGCGATCCGGCGGTCTTCGCCGACCCGGACGCCTTCGACATCGCACGCCCGATCCGCCAGCATCTCGCCTTCGGCGCGGGCACGCATGTCTGCGTCGGCTCACGGCTTGCCGAAATGCAATTGCGACTCGCCTTTGCGCAAATGGCGCGCCATGTTCGGCGCATAGAGATTGTGGGAGAGCCGAGCCGCGTGCGGTCGAACTTCATCAACGGCTTCAAGCGGCTCGACGTCAGGCTGGTGACGTGA
- a CDS encoding helix-turn-helix domain-containing protein, whose translation MKNENIWDNKEIICDVLGRAPDVEMGSLGDGWSLCRWRQFVGSYTLPALPQPIFTVHVAGKPQVKTWDRDGWTETSSIPGCATIVPAGMPTGWLVDGELDVVTLSMSSDVLAGQPHADQFNKMRFAFADPLGVALTRQILSELYAPQAEERTAYVAAMVGALKAHILSGPPAHGNPTEIPVSDFSAYRLHKIMNAVLANPAEEHSLEAMAAVAGVTPSHFCRLFKKATGISPHQYVMKARLDRAQQMLVQTDLSLAALSEATGFTSQSHFSRAFRAWFGMAPSDYRQQERRGLH comes from the coding sequence GTGAAAAACGAGAATATCTGGGATAATAAGGAAATTATCTGCGACGTCCTCGGCCGCGCGCCCGATGTCGAGATGGGATCATTGGGCGATGGCTGGTCGCTCTGCCGCTGGCGCCAGTTCGTCGGCAGCTATACCCTCCCCGCGCTACCGCAGCCGATCTTCACCGTACATGTCGCGGGCAAGCCGCAAGTCAAGACCTGGGACCGCGACGGCTGGACCGAGACGAGCTCGATCCCGGGCTGCGCGACGATCGTCCCCGCCGGCATGCCAACCGGCTGGCTCGTCGACGGCGAGCTCGACGTGGTGACGCTGTCGATGTCGTCGGACGTCCTTGCGGGCCAACCGCACGCCGACCAGTTCAACAAGATGCGCTTTGCCTTCGCCGACCCGCTCGGCGTCGCGCTTACGCGGCAGATCCTCTCCGAACTTTACGCGCCGCAGGCCGAGGAACGCACCGCCTATGTCGCGGCGATGGTGGGTGCGCTGAAGGCGCATATCCTCTCGGGCCCGCCCGCACACGGCAATCCCACCGAAATCCCCGTCTCCGATTTCTCGGCCTATCGCCTCCACAAGATCATGAACGCCGTGCTCGCCAACCCCGCCGAGGAACATAGCCTCGAAGCGATGGCGGCCGTCGCGGGGGTCACCCCGTCGCATTTCTGCCGCCTGTTCAAAAAGGCGACCGGCATCTCGCCACACCAATATGTGATGAAAGCGCGGCTCGATCGCGCGCAACAGATGCTCGTCCAGACCGACCTCAGCCTCGCCGCGCTGTCGGAGGCGACGGGTTTCACCAGCCAGAGCCATTTCAGCCGTGCCTTCCGCGCCTGGTTCGGCATGGCGCCGAGCGACTATCGCCAGCAGGAACGGCGCGGGCTTCACTGA
- a CDS encoding TonB-dependent receptor: MADLPFARAMLAAFAVSTSTFAMAQDAPPADTGASEGDIVVTAQRREQSLLDVPLAVTALGGDTLADRGITNSAQLGDAVPNLQINSPYGDTQPNFSLRGIGVANEYNSNQASPVGVYLDDVYLAPRTSHGMGLFDLDRIEVLRGPQGTLFGRNTTGGAINFITKKPDLSGTNGYLQVGYANFDTITAQGAAEATLAEDIAGLRLAVNYAKGDGQIKNVFPGGRDAASVDTLQGRASLRVKPTETLDVVLRAYAGRDRGTQAAVHGLEPFRTGLGFFETNENRIGENRTDAWGFSANIALELSDTLSLTSITSYDGGKQNLQQAADGSPLDILDINWRSNYRQFSQELRANYDGDGLTFVGGLFYGWDRNVTDNTFNLPLPPAGGFFQHYRQVRKSYAVFGQADIDLADRLVLTLGARYTKDKSRYDDAFAYLFVGGVDDPQTPLATTVPCPGVAGTCPYDPAARFALADTNNALTGRVALSYTFDDGPLVYASYNRGYRAGAVNGGGYTSSAGIGYIEPERVNAYEIGIKGRAGGRLLTYAASAFYYDYSNQQLQDTRAGPVSFLVNAPASEVYGLEVETTLRPTDGLRIDASLGWLHSKYKELTLQGADLSGNELPFAPKLTAQLGFEWDVLNVADGTITFAPNVAYSSRQYFSPFNAINAPGTPQVNSELQQGANAKVNASLSWSNDALTVRAFANNIFERKTYGYGLDLRGAGFPYNFLVPSAPRTYGVSVRYSF; the protein is encoded by the coding sequence ATGGCAGATTTGCCTTTTGCGCGCGCCATGCTGGCTGCGTTCGCCGTATCGACATCGACTTTCGCGATGGCGCAGGATGCGCCGCCAGCCGACACCGGCGCAAGCGAAGGCGACATCGTCGTCACCGCCCAGCGCCGTGAACAATCCTTGCTCGACGTGCCGCTCGCGGTCACCGCGCTCGGCGGCGACACGCTGGCCGACCGCGGCATCACCAATTCGGCGCAGCTCGGCGACGCTGTCCCGAACCTCCAGATCAACAGCCCTTATGGCGACACGCAGCCGAACTTTTCGCTGCGCGGCATCGGGGTCGCAAACGAATATAACAGCAATCAGGCCTCGCCGGTCGGCGTCTATCTCGACGATGTCTATCTCGCGCCGCGCACCAGCCACGGCATGGGGCTATTCGACCTCGACCGCATCGAAGTGCTGCGCGGACCGCAGGGGACACTCTTCGGTCGCAACACGACCGGCGGCGCGATCAACTTCATCACCAAGAAACCCGACCTGTCGGGCACGAACGGCTATCTGCAGGTCGGATACGCCAATTTCGACACCATCACCGCGCAGGGCGCCGCCGAAGCGACGCTCGCAGAGGACATCGCGGGACTGCGCCTCGCGGTCAACTACGCCAAGGGTGACGGGCAGATAAAAAATGTCTTTCCCGGCGGCCGCGACGCCGCATCGGTCGATACGCTGCAGGGCCGCGCCTCGCTCCGCGTCAAGCCGACAGAGACACTCGACGTGGTGCTGCGCGCCTATGCTGGCCGCGATCGTGGAACGCAGGCTGCGGTCCACGGTCTCGAACCTTTCCGCACCGGACTCGGCTTTTTCGAGACCAACGAGAATCGCATCGGCGAGAATCGCACCGATGCCTGGGGCTTTTCCGCGAATATCGCGCTCGAACTCAGCGACACGCTCAGCCTGACCTCGATCACCAGCTACGATGGCGGCAAGCAAAACCTTCAGCAAGCCGCCGACGGGTCACCACTCGATATCCTCGATATCAACTGGCGCTCGAACTATCGCCAGTTCAGCCAGGAATTGCGCGCCAATTACGATGGCGACGGGCTGACCTTCGTCGGCGGCCTCTTCTACGGCTGGGACCGCAACGTCACCGACAACACCTTCAACCTGCCGCTGCCCCCGGCGGGCGGTTTCTTCCAGCATTACCGGCAGGTCCGCAAAAGCTATGCGGTGTTTGGGCAGGCCGACATCGACCTCGCCGACCGGCTCGTACTGACGCTCGGCGCACGCTACACAAAGGACAAGTCGCGCTACGACGACGCCTTTGCCTACCTGTTCGTGGGCGGGGTCGACGATCCGCAGACGCCGCTCGCAACGACGGTGCCCTGCCCGGGCGTAGCTGGCACCTGCCCCTATGACCCGGCCGCACGCTTTGCGCTTGCCGACACGAACAATGCACTGACCGGCCGCGTAGCACTCAGCTACACCTTCGACGATGGCCCGTTGGTCTATGCGAGCTACAACCGCGGCTATCGCGCGGGTGCAGTCAACGGCGGCGGTTACACCTCGTCGGCCGGGATCGGCTATATCGAGCCCGAGCGCGTCAACGCCTATGAAATCGGCATCAAGGGTCGCGCGGGCGGTCGCCTGCTCACCTACGCCGCCTCGGCCTTCTATTATGATTATTCGAACCAGCAGCTGCAGGACACGCGCGCCGGCCCCGTCTCCTTCCTCGTCAACGCGCCAGCGTCAGAGGTGTACGGGCTTGAGGTCGAAACGACGTTGCGCCCCACCGATGGCCTGCGCATCGACGCATCGCTCGGCTGGCTGCATTCGAAATATAAGGAGCTGACGCTGCAGGGCGCCGACCTGTCGGGCAACGAACTGCCCTTCGCGCCAAAACTCACCGCTCAGCTCGGTTTCGAATGGGACGTCCTGAACGTGGCGGATGGGACGATCACCTTCGCGCCAAATGTCGCCTATTCGAGCCGCCAGTATTTCTCGCCCTTCAACGCGATCAATGCGCCGGGCACGCCGCAGGTGAACAGCGAGCTGCAGCAGGGCGCGAATGCCAAGGTCAATGCCTCGCTGAGTTGGAGCAACGATGCGCTGACGGTGCGCGCGTTCGCGAACAATATCTTCGAACGCAAAACCTATGGCTACGGCCTCGATCTGCGCGGCGCTGGATTCCCGTACAACTTCCTCGTGCCGTCGGCGCCGCGCACCTATGGCGTCAGCGTCCGTTACAGCTTCTGA